One window from the genome of Bacillus weihaiensis encodes:
- the spoIVB gene encoding SpoIVB peptidase, with product MRKIIGVILLVLFTSLGFVEEVREYVQIPTQIKVFESQQLQLQSSVPVSASQDAEEAFTVQKNSDGKTLDVQGKKAGEGEVVFDLAGFPVKKVGVDVLPDFKVIPGGQSIGVKLNSLGVLVVGHHQINTAEGKKSPGEIANVKVGDIITNINGTKIEQMSDVTPFIEEAGKTGKPLDLVLKRDAEKIETKLYPLKDENDRSYRIGLYIRDSAAGIGTMTFYDPSSKKYGALGHVISDMDTKKPIVVDNGQIVRSTVTSIEKGSNGNPGEKLARFSSDHKIIGNITRNSAFGIFGELNQKIQNGISDDAMPIALSSEVKEGPAKILTVVANDEVEEFDVEVVSSVPQKFPATKGMVIKITDERLLEKTGGIVQGMSGSPIIQNGKVIGAVTHVFVNDPTSGYGVHIEWMLNEAGIDIYENKQKVS from the coding sequence ATGAGAAAAATAATTGGTGTAATTCTCCTTGTTTTATTCACGAGTTTAGGTTTTGTTGAAGAAGTTAGAGAATACGTTCAAATACCTACCCAAATAAAGGTATTTGAGTCACAGCAACTACAATTACAAAGTTCAGTTCCTGTATCTGCTTCTCAAGATGCTGAAGAAGCATTTACTGTTCAGAAAAATAGTGATGGAAAAACGTTAGATGTTCAAGGAAAGAAGGCAGGTGAAGGAGAAGTTGTTTTTGACCTAGCTGGATTTCCTGTTAAAAAGGTTGGAGTAGATGTTTTACCGGACTTTAAAGTGATTCCGGGTGGACAATCTATAGGTGTAAAACTAAATAGTCTTGGCGTCTTGGTGGTTGGACACCATCAAATTAACACTGCAGAAGGAAAAAAATCTCCAGGTGAAATAGCGAATGTTAAAGTTGGAGATATCATAACAAATATTAACGGTACAAAAATTGAACAAATGAGTGATGTAACACCTTTCATTGAAGAGGCCGGAAAAACGGGTAAACCGCTCGATCTTGTCTTAAAAAGAGATGCTGAAAAAATTGAAACAAAGCTGTACCCTTTAAAGGATGAAAATGATCGATCTTATCGAATTGGGCTGTATATTCGAGATTCAGCAGCTGGAATTGGGACAATGACCTTCTATGATCCAAGCTCAAAGAAATATGGTGCATTAGGTCATGTTATATCAGATATGGATACAAAAAAACCAATTGTTGTTGATAATGGTCAAATTGTGAGATCAACTGTTACATCAATTGAAAAAGGAAGTAATGGTAACCCTGGTGAAAAGCTAGCTAGATTCTCTAGTGATCATAAAATTATAGGGAACATTACAAGAAATAGTGCTTTTGGAATATTTGGGGAGCTAAATCAAAAAATTCAAAATGGCATAAGTGATGATGCTATGCCAATTGCGTTATCCAGTGAAGTAAAAGAAGGACCAGCAAAAATATTAACGGTCGTAGCCAATGATGAAGTGGAAGAGTTCGATGTCGAAGTTGTAAGCTCAGTTCCACAAAAGTTCCCTGCAACGAAGGGTATGGTCATTAAAATCACCGATGAGCGTTTATTAGAGAAAACAGGTGGGATCGTGCAAGGAATGAGTGGCAGTCCAATTATTCAAAACGGAAAAGTAATCGGAGCGGTCACACATGTATTTGTGAATGATCCAACTAGTGGTTATGGTGTTCATATTGAATGGATGTTAAATGAAGCTGGTATCGATATTTATGAAAATAAACAAAAAGTTAGCTAA
- the spo0A gene encoding sporulation transcription factor Spo0A, whose translation MKKIKVCIVDDNRELVGLLEEYLSSQEDIEVLGVAYNGQECLNMLKEKEPDVLVLDIIMPHLDGLGVLEKIRQLDRPQPNVIMLTAFGQEDVTKKAVDLGAAYFILKPFDMEGLASHIRQVSGNAAPIIKRANGSFRNSVEVPAKGKNLDASITSIIHEIGVPAHIKGYLYLREAISMVYNDIELLGSITKVLYPDIAKKYNTTASRVERAIRHAIEVAWSRGNIESISSLFGYTVSMTKAKPTNSEFIAMVADKLRLEHKAS comes from the coding sequence GTGAAAAAAATTAAAGTGTGTATAGTTGATGATAATCGTGAACTTGTAGGTTTATTAGAGGAATATTTATCAAGTCAAGAGGACATAGAGGTTTTAGGTGTAGCTTACAATGGTCAAGAATGTTTAAATATGCTAAAAGAAAAAGAACCAGATGTATTGGTTTTAGATATTATTATGCCTCACTTGGATGGTCTTGGTGTTTTAGAAAAAATAAGACAATTAGATCGACCACAGCCAAACGTTATCATGCTTACAGCATTTGGCCAAGAAGATGTTACGAAAAAAGCTGTTGACCTTGGGGCAGCATACTTTATTTTAAAACCATTTGATATGGAAGGACTTGCGAGCCATATCCGTCAAGTAAGTGGCAATGCAGCACCAATTATTAAACGAGCAAATGGAAGCTTCAGAAATAGTGTTGAAGTGCCAGCTAAAGGGAAAAATCTTGATGCCAGCATTACAAGCATCATTCATGAGATTGGTGTTCCTGCTCATATTAAAGGCTACCTATACCTACGTGAAGCGATCTCAATGGTATACAATGATATAGAATTATTAGGATCGATTACAAAGGTTCTTTATCCTGATATTGCTAAGAAATATAACACAACTGCGTCACGTGTTGAACGCGCGATTCGTCACGCTATTGAAGTAGCTTGGAGCCGTGGAAACATTGAATCGATCTCATCTCTGTTTGGCTACACAGTAAGCATGACAAAAGCAAAACCAACTAATTCAGAGTTTATCGCAATGGTTGCAGATAAATTAAGGCTTGAACACAAGGCGTCATAA
- a CDS encoding YycC family protein: MKPLQISAETAQKLSESLNLPLEQIMHMPQHILIAKLAELTSNEENNKKNQ, encoded by the coding sequence ATGAAACCATTACAAATTTCTGCTGAAACAGCACAGAAACTCTCAGAATCTTTAAACTTGCCTTTAGAGCAAATTATGCATATGCCTCAGCATATATTAATAGCAAAGTTGGCTGAACTAACCAGTAATGAAGAGAACAATAAGAAAAACCAATAG
- a CDS encoding glycerophosphodiester phosphodiesterase family protein, whose product MTKIIGHRGFAGKYPENTMVSFEAAVDAGADGIELDVQMTKDGEIVVIHDETVDRTTDGNGYVKNFSLEDISLLDASFTYKQFTGMVKVPTLKEVLEWGRTFPTLILNIELKMV is encoded by the coding sequence ATGACAAAAATTATTGGACATAGAGGATTTGCTGGAAAATATCCTGAAAATACTATGGTTTCCTTTGAGGCAGCAGTGGATGCAGGTGCTGATGGAATAGAATTAGATGTACAAATGACAAAAGATGGTGAGATTGTTGTCATCCATGACGAGACGGTCGATCGAACAACAGATGGAAATGGCTATGTAAAAAATTTTTCCTTAGAAGACATTTCTTTATTAGATGCGAGCTTTACATATAAGCAATTTACAGGAATGGTCAAAGTTCCTACTTTGAAAGAAGTATTAGAATGGGGAAGAACCTTTCCTACTCTTATCTTAAATATCGAATTGAAAATGGTATAG
- a CDS encoding glycerophosphodiester phosphodiesterase family protein encodes MGKNLSYSYLKYRIENGIVTYPGLERKVIQMITSYGMEDQVILSSFKHYSLVECKRINDRIKTAILYMEGLYKPYDYAKGVGADGLHPYYLAITSSIIEESQKLNGLAIRPFTVNDENVMRKLMVDKVSAIITDLPDIAISIKDSSVRCGC; translated from the coding sequence ATGGGGAAGAACCTTTCCTACTCTTATCTTAAATATCGAATTGAAAATGGTATAGTTACCTATCCTGGATTAGAAAGAAAAGTAATTCAAATGATAACTAGCTATGGAATGGAGGATCAAGTTATCCTCTCTTCTTTTAAACACTACAGCCTTGTAGAATGTAAGCGTATAAATGATCGTATTAAAACAGCCATTCTGTACATGGAGGGACTCTACAAGCCTTACGACTATGCTAAAGGTGTGGGGGCTGATGGATTACATCCTTACTATTTAGCGATAACCTCATCAATAATAGAGGAGTCACAAAAGTTAAATGGGCTAGCCATAAGACCATTTACGGTAAATGATGAAAATGTAATGAGGAAATTAATGGTGGATAAGGTTTCTGCTATTATTACCGACTTACCTGATATAGCGATTTCTATAAAAGATAGCTCTGTTAGATGTGGGTGTTGA
- a CDS encoding DUF2627 domain-containing protein gives MSRILALLIMVFPGVLAAYGIKLMRDMTFGILHAPIPNLFLQFTLGLILFLGGLSFVAGFIFYRDRKRNKVQKRFSKKSGT, from the coding sequence ATGTCTAGAATACTTGCGTTACTCATTATGGTATTTCCTGGAGTATTAGCAGCTTATGGGATTAAACTCATGAGAGATATGACTTTTGGAATCCTACACGCCCCAATACCAAACTTATTTCTACAATTTACTCTTGGACTCATTTTATTTTTAGGTGGCCTTAGCTTTGTTGCTGGCTTTATTTTTTATCGAGATCGCAAGAGAAATAAAGTGCAAAAAAGGTTCTCTAAGAAAAGCGGAACTTAA
- a CDS encoding sigma-54 interaction domain-containing protein: protein MQQVMIVGAGKGGTALLNRILETKMMKIVAVVDINEEAPGMRLAKELGIRTSTSWKEVVSDIQVNVIIEATGDESVIKELQVNKQSYVAIIPGTVAHIISELVEEKEGLISKLKEEAYKQKTIFNSTNDGMIVIDTQEKIILFNKMAEKITGFSSRKAIGKKVNEVIPSSRLSRILNTREVERNQEQVLENGSKIITTRIPMIDEAGNLLGALSLFKDITEVVNLAEEVTNLQGIQMMLEAIIQSSEEAISVVDEKGRGILINRAYTRMTGLTEEQVIGKPATADISEGESMHMKVLQTRRAVRGVRMKVGPSKKDVIVNVAPVIVSGKLKGSVGVIHDMSEIQTLTTELNRARQIIRTLEAKYSFEDIIGVSEEMKVVIEQAKLGAKTPATVLLRGESGTGKELFAHAIHNASDRKYNKFIRVNCAAIAENLLESELFGYEEGAFSGAKRGGKRGFFEEANNGSIFLDEIGELSANMQAKLLRVLQENEVVRVGGTKPIDVNVRVIAATNVNIEKGMADGSFREDLYYRLNRYPISIPPLRDRKEDIPALCERLLGKLNQDYGRNISNVDEHALTLLTHYHWPGNVRELENILGRAIIFMEHHEVEVKAKHIPRLERIQKENSIQENVDFVHNKEETLAETVEKVEAEVIKKALDTHKYNRTKTAKALGISLRSLYYKMEKYNLANNSMQENS, encoded by the coding sequence ATGCAACAGGTGATGATTGTAGGTGCTGGTAAAGGTGGAACAGCATTATTAAACCGTATTCTTGAAACGAAAATGATGAAAATCGTCGCAGTGGTTGATATAAATGAAGAAGCTCCTGGAATGAGGCTTGCGAAGGAGCTAGGAATAAGAACATCTACTAGTTGGAAGGAAGTGGTGTCTGATATTCAGGTTAATGTAATTATTGAAGCGACAGGAGATGAAAGCGTAATCAAAGAGCTTCAGGTAAATAAGCAGTCTTATGTTGCCATCATACCTGGTACAGTTGCTCATATCATATCAGAGCTAGTTGAGGAAAAGGAAGGTCTAATTTCCAAGCTGAAGGAAGAAGCGTATAAGCAAAAAACAATTTTTAATTCCACAAATGACGGTATGATTGTCATCGATACGCAAGAAAAAATTATTTTATTTAATAAAATGGCCGAGAAGATAACTGGGTTTTCTAGCCGTAAAGCGATAGGAAAAAAGGTAAATGAAGTGATACCCTCAAGTAGATTATCGCGAATATTAAATACGAGAGAGGTGGAGCGTAATCAAGAGCAAGTGTTAGAAAATGGCTCGAAAATAATTACAACAAGAATCCCGATGATTGATGAAGCGGGGAATTTATTAGGAGCGTTATCGCTTTTTAAAGATATAACGGAGGTTGTAAATCTGGCTGAGGAAGTTACAAATTTACAAGGAATTCAAATGATGCTTGAAGCGATTATTCAATCCTCGGAGGAAGCAATATCAGTCGTAGATGAAAAAGGAAGAGGTATACTCATTAATCGTGCCTACACAAGGATGACTGGATTAACAGAAGAGCAAGTGATTGGAAAACCTGCAACTGCAGATATTTCTGAAGGTGAAAGTATGCATATGAAGGTTTTGCAAACAAGAAGAGCTGTTAGAGGTGTTCGTATGAAAGTAGGACCCTCCAAAAAAGATGTTATTGTAAATGTTGCACCAGTCATAGTGAGTGGAAAATTAAAAGGAAGTGTAGGAGTTATTCATGATATGAGTGAAATTCAGACCCTCACAACCGAATTAAATCGTGCGCGTCAAATTATTCGTACTCTAGAAGCGAAGTATTCATTTGAGGACATTATAGGTGTAAGTGAAGAAATGAAGGTAGTAATTGAACAAGCTAAACTCGGAGCTAAAACGCCAGCTACTGTATTATTAAGAGGGGAATCAGGTACAGGTAAGGAATTATTTGCACATGCCATCCACAATGCAAGTGATCGAAAATATAACAAATTTATTCGAGTAAATTGTGCTGCAATAGCTGAAAATCTTTTAGAAAGTGAATTATTTGGATATGAAGAAGGTGCTTTCTCAGGTGCGAAAAGAGGAGGGAAGCGTGGTTTCTTTGAAGAAGCGAACAATGGAAGTATTTTTTTAGATGAAATAGGTGAGTTGTCTGCAAATATGCAGGCGAAGCTATTAAGAGTGTTGCAAGAAAATGAAGTGGTTAGGGTAGGTGGGACAAAGCCTATTGATGTGAATGTACGTGTAATTGCAGCAACGAATGTAAATATTGAAAAGGGAATGGCTGATGGAAGCTTCCGGGAAGATCTATACTATCGTTTGAATCGGTATCCTATATCCATTCCTCCTCTAAGAGATCGAAAGGAAGATATTCCAGCTCTTTGCGAAAGATTACTAGGGAAATTAAATCAAGATTATGGCCGAAATATTTCGAATGTGGATGAACACGCACTAACATTGTTAACACATTATCATTGGCCTGGTAATGTAAGAGAGCTAGAAAACATCTTAGGAAGAGCCATTATCTTTATGGAACACCACGAAGTTGAGGTGAAAGCAAAACATATACCAAGGCTAGAACGAATCCAGAAGGAAAATAGCATACAAGAAAATGTGGATTTTGTTCATAATAAGGAGGAAACCTTAGCGGAGACTGTGGAGAAAGTAGAAGCTGAGGTGATAAAAAAAGCACTGGATACTCATAAATATAATCGAACGAAAACAGCTAAAGCTCTAGGAATATCTTTAAGAAGTTTATATTACAAAATGGAAAAATATAACCTTGCAAATAATAGCATGCAAGAAAATTCATAG
- the yqiS gene encoding phosphate butyryltransferase gives MKLENLLLEAAKIAGITVAVASPEDEEVIEAIREAIAHNLARFLLFGDKEKIETLLVEKECNRDFVEIIHTRSKEQSAQMAVRAVHQNEASVLMKGNLPTSTLLKAVLNKEYGLRTGKVLSHVSVFEVPHYSKFTILTDAAMNIAPDLTQKEQIINNSVEVARSIGIDCPKVAVLAAVEVINPTMQATIDAASLTVMNKRGQIRDCLVEGPLALDNAISIDSARQKGIESEVAGAADILLVPTIEVGNTLYKSLIYFAKAKVGAVIAGAKAPIVLTSRSDSSESKLYSLALAICTSEKGKTF, from the coding sequence ATGAAACTTGAAAATCTGCTACTAGAGGCTGCAAAAATAGCTGGAATTACAGTTGCAGTTGCTTCTCCGGAAGACGAGGAAGTAATAGAAGCTATTAGAGAAGCAATTGCCCATAATTTAGCTCGGTTTTTACTCTTTGGTGATAAAGAGAAAATTGAAACACTTTTAGTAGAAAAAGAATGTAACAGAGATTTTGTTGAAATCATTCATACAAGATCTAAAGAGCAGTCAGCACAGATGGCAGTTAGAGCAGTGCATCAAAATGAGGCATCCGTACTTATGAAAGGGAACCTCCCAACTTCAACTTTATTAAAAGCAGTATTAAATAAAGAGTATGGGTTAAGAACGGGCAAAGTATTGTCACATGTATCGGTGTTTGAGGTTCCTCATTACTCAAAGTTCACTATCTTAACAGATGCAGCTATGAATATTGCACCTGATTTAACTCAAAAAGAGCAAATAATTAATAATTCTGTTGAAGTGGCAAGGTCTATAGGGATTGATTGTCCTAAGGTAGCTGTGTTAGCAGCGGTTGAAGTCATTAACCCTACTATGCAAGCAACGATTGACGCAGCTTCTTTAACAGTTATGAACAAACGAGGACAGATAAGAGACTGTTTAGTTGAAGGGCCATTAGCTCTAGATAATGCAATTTCAATTGATTCGGCAAGACAAAAAGGTATTGAAAGTGAAGTAGCAGGTGCTGCTGATATTTTACTCGTTCCGACGATTGAAGTAGGTAACACCTTATACAAATCACTCATTTACTTTGCAAAGGCTAAGGTTGGTGCCGTTATTGCGGGTGCAAAAGCCCCAATTGTTCTAACAAGTCGATCTGATTCGTCCGAAAGTAAATTATATTCATTAGCTTTAGCAATTTGTACATCTGAAAAAGGAAAAACATTTTAG
- the bcd gene encoding branched-chain amino acid dehydrogenase, translating into MEMFKYMEKYDYEQLVFCQDKQSGLKAIIAIHDTTLGPALGGTRMWTYNSEEEAIEDALRLARGMTYKNAAAGLNLGGGKTVIIGDPRKDKNEELFRAFGRYIQGLNGRYITAEDVGTTVADMDLIHEETDYVTGISPAFGSSGNPSPVTAYGVYRGMKAAAKEAFGTDSLEGKVVAVQGVGNVAYNLCKHLHEEGAQLIVTDINKDAVKRAVEDFGAKAVEPNEIYGVDCDIYAPCALGATINDVTIPQIKAKVIAGAANNQLKDTQHGDTIHEMGIVYAPDYVINAGGVINVADELYGYNSERALKKVEGIYNNIERVIEIAKRDHIPTYQAADRLAEERIERMRNSRSQFLQNGHHILSRRP; encoded by the coding sequence ATGGAAATGTTCAAATATATGGAGAAATACGACTACGAGCAATTGGTATTTTGTCAAGATAAACAATCGGGTCTAAAAGCAATTATTGCGATCCATGATACAACTTTAGGGCCTGCATTAGGTGGCACTCGTATGTGGACTTATAATTCAGAGGAAGAGGCAATTGAGGATGCTCTTCGTTTAGCTCGAGGTATGACCTACAAAAATGCAGCAGCTGGTTTAAATCTTGGTGGGGGTAAAACAGTTATCATCGGTGATCCAAGAAAAGATAAAAATGAAGAATTATTCCGTGCATTTGGTCGATACATTCAAGGGCTAAATGGTCGATATATTACAGCTGAGGATGTAGGAACAACTGTAGCTGACATGGATCTAATCCATGAGGAAACAGATTATGTGACGGGAATTTCTCCTGCATTTGGTTCATCCGGTAATCCATCACCTGTTACAGCGTACGGTGTTTATCGTGGAATGAAGGCTGCAGCGAAAGAAGCATTTGGTACGGATTCTCTTGAAGGAAAAGTCGTTGCCGTCCAAGGTGTAGGGAATGTTGCATATAATTTATGTAAACATTTGCACGAAGAAGGAGCACAGCTAATTGTTACGGATATTAATAAAGATGCAGTAAAGAGAGCTGTAGAGGATTTTGGTGCTAAAGCTGTTGAACCTAACGAAATATATGGAGTTGATTGCGATATTTATGCACCATGTGCACTTGGAGCAACAATAAATGATGTAACTATTCCACAAATTAAGGCAAAGGTTATTGCAGGGGCTGCAAATAATCAATTAAAAGATACACAACATGGAGATACAATTCATGAAATGGGTATTGTATACGCACCTGATTATGTTATTAATGCAGGTGGAGTTATTAATGTGGCTGATGAGCTGTATGGCTACAATAGTGAAAGAGCACTTAAGAAGGTTGAGGGAATTTACAATAACATAGAACGTGTCATTGAAATTGCAAAGCGAGACCATATTCCTACTTATCAAGCAGCAGATCGTCTAGCTGAAGAAAGAATTGAGCGTATGAGAAATTCCCGTAGTCAATTCCTACAAAATGGTCATCATATTTTAAGTCGCAGACCTTAA
- the buk gene encoding butyrate kinase: protein MQVQEYRILVINPGSTSTKIGVFDNERSIFEKTLRHDSELINSYPNIIDQYEFRKQTILESLDEEGINISKLNAVCGRGGLLRPIEGGTYAVNEQMLEDLRNGFAGQHASNLGGIIAFEIATGLNIPAYIVDPVVVDEMEQIAKISGVPSIERKSIFHALNQKAVARRVAQEFNKKYEDMNLIITHMGGGITIGAHMNGRVIDVNNGLHGDGPFSPERAGTVPAGDLVAMCYSGDFFRDEVMKKLVGQGGLVGYLGTNDAIKVEKMIEAGNDKAALIYSAMAYQIAKEIGAASAVLKGKVDAIVLTGGLAYSERLVQEISSSIDWIADILVYPGENELQALAEGALRVLKNEEKAKTYPNEKIDLPVGMNK from the coding sequence TTGCAGGTACAAGAATATAGAATCCTTGTCATTAATCCAGGATCTACATCAACGAAAATTGGTGTGTTTGATAATGAACGTTCCATCTTTGAAAAAACGCTTCGACATGACTCAGAACTAATTAACTCCTACCCAAATATTATTGATCAATATGAATTTAGAAAACAAACAATTCTAGAATCCCTTGATGAAGAAGGGATTAACATTTCTAAACTGAATGCTGTTTGCGGACGCGGTGGCCTTCTTAGACCGATTGAAGGGGGAACATATGCTGTAAATGAGCAAATGCTTGAAGATCTTCGAAATGGATTTGCAGGTCAGCATGCATCAAATTTAGGTGGAATCATTGCCTTTGAGATTGCAACAGGTCTTAATATACCAGCTTATATTGTGGATCCCGTTGTTGTGGACGAGATGGAGCAGATCGCTAAAATCTCTGGAGTTCCTTCCATTGAACGAAAAAGCATCTTTCATGCATTAAATCAAAAGGCTGTTGCACGTAGGGTAGCTCAAGAGTTTAACAAGAAATATGAAGATATGAACCTCATCATTACACATATGGGTGGAGGTATTACAATTGGTGCTCATATGAATGGTCGGGTAATTGATGTAAATAACGGCTTACATGGTGATGGTCCTTTTAGTCCAGAACGTGCAGGGACAGTTCCTGCAGGTGATCTTGTCGCAATGTGTTATTCAGGGGACTTTTTTAGAGATGAAGTTATGAAAAAACTTGTTGGTCAAGGTGGACTTGTAGGCTATCTTGGGACAAATGATGCAATAAAAGTTGAAAAAATGATAGAAGCAGGTAATGATAAGGCAGCTCTTATCTACTCAGCAATGGCTTATCAGATTGCAAAAGAAATTGGAGCGGCTAGTGCGGTATTAAAAGGGAAAGTGGATGCGATTGTTTTAACTGGAGGCCTTGCTTATAGTGAAAGGCTTGTACAGGAAATATCCTCTTCTATTGATTGGATTGCTGATATTTTAGTCTATCCAGGTGAGAATGAATTACAAGCATTGGCTGAGGGAGCTTTACGCGTATTAAAAAACGAAGAAAAAGCAAAAACCTATCCAAATGAAAAAATTGATCTACCTGTAGGAATGAATAAGTAA
- the lpdA gene encoding dihydrolipoyl dehydrogenase yields MATEYDLVILGGGTGGYVAAIRASQLGLKTAVVEKANLGGTCLHKGCIPSKALLRSAEVFATAKRSDEFGVETSNVSLNFVKVQERKQSIVNQLHQGVTQLMKKGKIDVYEGLGRILGPSIFSPMPGTISVEMNNGDENEMLIPKNVIISTGSRPRSLPGLDIDGEMVLTSDEALELETLPNSIIIVGGGVIGIEWASMLADFGLEVTVLEYSERILPTEDKEISKEMERLLSKKGIKIYTSAKVLPDTVEKNNSSVTITAEYKEEKTPFTADKILVSVGRLPNVEGIGLENTDIKLEKGFIDTNEFYQTKESHIYAIGDVIGGLQLAHVASHEGIVAVEHIANQKPLPIDESMISKCIYSSPEIASVGFTEDEAKEKGFNVKIGKFPFKAIGKALVYGESDGFVKLVVDKDTDDILGVHMIGPHVTDMISEAGLAKVLDATPWEVSHTIHPHPTLSEAIGEAALAVDGKAIHF; encoded by the coding sequence ATGGCAACGGAATATGATTTAGTAATTCTAGGTGGCGGTACCGGTGGCTATGTTGCTGCCATTCGTGCATCACAGCTAGGTTTGAAGACAGCAGTTGTTGAGAAGGCGAATCTAGGAGGAACCTGCTTACATAAAGGGTGTATTCCTAGTAAAGCATTACTTAGAAGTGCAGAGGTTTTCGCAACGGCCAAAAGAAGTGATGAATTTGGTGTGGAAACATCAAATGTTAGCTTGAATTTTGTAAAGGTTCAAGAACGAAAGCAATCCATCGTCAACCAGTTACATCAAGGTGTTACTCAACTTATGAAAAAAGGGAAAATAGATGTTTATGAAGGTTTGGGACGAATATTAGGACCCTCTATCTTCTCCCCAATGCCTGGAACAATCTCGGTTGAAATGAATAATGGTGATGAAAATGAAATGCTTATCCCTAAAAATGTCATTATTTCAACTGGCTCAAGACCCCGTAGCTTGCCAGGGTTAGATATAGATGGCGAAATGGTGTTAACTTCTGATGAAGCATTAGAGCTAGAGACCTTGCCAAATTCTATCATTATTGTTGGTGGTGGTGTCATTGGAATAGAGTGGGCATCTATGCTAGCTGATTTTGGTTTAGAGGTAACTGTTTTAGAGTATTCAGAACGCATCCTACCTACAGAAGATAAAGAAATATCTAAAGAAATGGAACGTCTTTTATCTAAGAAAGGAATTAAGATTTATACAAGTGCAAAAGTTCTCCCTGACACAGTAGAGAAAAACAATTCTTCAGTGACTATTACAGCTGAGTATAAAGAAGAAAAAACTCCATTTACAGCGGATAAAATTCTTGTATCGGTGGGGCGATTGCCTAATGTAGAAGGCATCGGACTTGAAAACACAGATATAAAACTTGAAAAAGGCTTTATCGATACAAATGAGTTTTATCAAACTAAAGAAAGCCATATTTATGCGATTGGAGATGTAATTGGTGGTTTGCAATTAGCGCATGTTGCATCACATGAAGGAATTGTTGCAGTAGAACATATTGCCAATCAAAAGCCACTTCCAATAGATGAATCTATGATTTCAAAATGTATATATAGTAGTCCTGAAATTGCGAGTGTAGGATTTACCGAAGATGAAGCAAAAGAAAAGGGTTTCAACGTGAAAATTGGAAAATTTCCTTTTAAAGCGATCGGAAAGGCTCTAGTATACGGCGAATCAGATGGGTTTGTTAAGCTTGTTGTAGATAAAGACACGGATGATATTCTAGGTGTCCATATGATTGGTCCACACGTAACAGATATGATTTCAGAGGCTGGTCTTGCAAAGGTGCTAGATGCTACTCCATGGGAAGTTTCACATACCATTCACCCGCACCCAACTTTATCTGAAGCTATAGGTGAGGCGGCATTAGCAGTTGATGGAAAAGCAATTCATTTTTGA